A stretch of the Arthrobacter sp. PAMC 25486 genome encodes the following:
- a CDS encoding quinone oxidoreductase has product MTEQCNAIVAVTKGGPEVLQLAQVPMPVAGPGELLVEIAAVGVNFIESYQREGIYPVQFPFTPGAEAAGKVVAVGPGVISFAVGDRVATAEGIGCYAEYAIFPVDKAFPVPSSVPLDVAAALPLQGMTAHYLMNSTYHVEPGQTVLLHAGAGGVGLLLTQMLKERGARVITTVSTEEKEELSRVAGADEVLRYEGFAAAVRELTDGVGVDVVYDGVGKDTFDGSLASLRTRGTLVLFGGASGQVPPFDIQRLNAGGSLTLVRPKLGDYLLNAKERLWRSTEVFNAASHGQLSARIGARFPLAEAGAAHTALQGRVTTGKVVLEP; this is encoded by the coding sequence ATGACCGAGCAGTGCAATGCAATTGTCGCCGTTACCAAAGGCGGTCCCGAGGTTTTACAGCTGGCGCAGGTGCCCATGCCCGTTGCCGGCCCCGGTGAATTGCTGGTCGAGATTGCCGCCGTGGGTGTGAATTTCATCGAGAGTTACCAGCGCGAGGGCATCTATCCCGTGCAATTTCCCTTCACGCCCGGCGCGGAGGCTGCCGGCAAGGTGGTTGCCGTGGGCCCCGGTGTGATCTCCTTTGCGGTGGGCGACCGCGTTGCCACCGCCGAGGGCATCGGCTGCTATGCCGAGTACGCAATTTTCCCGGTCGACAAGGCATTTCCGGTGCCTTCCAGCGTGCCGCTCGATGTTGCCGCAGCGCTCCCCCTGCAGGGCATGACGGCGCATTACCTGATGAATTCCACGTACCACGTTGAGCCCGGCCAGACGGTGTTGCTGCATGCCGGCGCCGGAGGCGTGGGCCTGCTGCTGACGCAGATGCTGAAGGAGCGCGGCGCCCGCGTCATCACCACGGTTTCCACGGAGGAGAAGGAAGAGCTCTCCCGTGTTGCCGGTGCCGACGAGGTGCTGCGCTATGAAGGTTTTGCTGCTGCCGTGCGTGAGCTCACCGATGGCGTGGGTGTGGATGTAGTGTACGACGGCGTTGGCAAGGACACCTTCGACGGTTCCCTTGCGTCGCTGCGCACCCGGGGGACACTTGTCTTGTTTGGCGGTGCTTCGGGCCAGGTGCCGCCCTTCGACATACAGCGCCTGAATGCGGGCGGCTCGCTGACGCTTGTCCGCCCCAAACTGGGCGATTACCTGCTCAATGCCAAAGAACGGCTGTGGCGTTCCACGGAGGTGTTTAATGCGGCCTCTCACGGCCAGCTGTCAGCCCGGATCGGTGCCCGTTTCCCGTTGGCAGAGGCTGGCGCCGCCCACACCGCTTTGCAGGGCAGGGTCACCACGGGCAAGGTTGTCCTGGAACCTTAG
- the argC gene encoding N-acetyl-gamma-glutamyl-phosphate reductase has product MTISVAVSGASGYAGGEVLRLLASHPDVSVGAITAHSNAGERLGSLAPHLHAFADRVLVETTVENLSGHDVVFLALPHGASAAIAAALPPETLVIDAGADHRLEDSAAWEKFYGSEHAGTWPYGLPELPGHRERLKGAKRIAVPGCYPTSSLLALMPGFAANALLPDDVVIVAASGTSGAGKAAKVNLIGSEVMGSMSPYGVGGGHRHTPEIEQGLSNASGLDVKVSFTPTLAPMSRGILTTATAKVSAEFAVMDNPEAALREIWVDAYAEEPFVHVLPEGQWPSTKSVQGSNYAAIQIAYDAHVNRVIVCAAIDNLTKGTAGGAVQSMNLALGLPETTGLSFQGVAP; this is encoded by the coding sequence ATGACAATTTCAGTAGCCGTCTCAGGTGCCAGCGGATATGCCGGGGGAGAGGTGCTGCGCCTCCTGGCCAGCCACCCGGACGTGAGCGTCGGTGCCATCACCGCCCACAGCAACGCCGGAGAGCGACTGGGTTCGCTCGCCCCGCACCTGCATGCCTTTGCGGACCGCGTCCTGGTTGAGACCACCGTGGAAAACCTTTCAGGGCACGACGTCGTTTTCCTGGCGCTGCCGCACGGCGCATCCGCGGCCATCGCCGCCGCGCTGCCGCCGGAAACCCTGGTCATCGACGCCGGGGCGGACCACCGCCTGGAAGATTCCGCCGCGTGGGAAAAGTTCTACGGCTCCGAGCACGCAGGCACCTGGCCCTACGGACTGCCCGAGCTGCCAGGGCATCGCGAACGCCTGAAGGGTGCCAAGCGGATCGCCGTCCCCGGCTGTTACCCCACCAGTTCCCTGCTCGCCTTGATGCCCGGCTTCGCCGCCAACGCACTGCTGCCGGACGACGTCGTCATCGTTGCAGCCTCCGGCACCTCCGGTGCGGGCAAGGCAGCCAAGGTCAACCTGATCGGCTCCGAGGTCATGGGCTCCATGAGCCCGTACGGTGTGGGTGGCGGCCACCGCCACACCCCCGAAATTGAGCAGGGCCTCTCCAACGCCTCCGGCCTGGACGTCAAGGTTTCCTTCACACCCACCTTGGCACCCATGAGCCGCGGCATCCTCACCACGGCCACCGCCAAGGTCTCCGCCGAATTTGCCGTCATGGACAACCCGGAAGCCGCGCTGCGCGAGATCTGGGTGGACGCCTACGCGGAGGAACCCTTCGTGCATGTGCTCCCGGAAGGCCAATGGCCCTCCACCAAATCCGTGCAGGGCTCCAACTATGCAGCCATCCAAATCGCCTACGACGCCCACGTCAACCGCGTGATCGTCTGCGCCGCCATCGACAACCTCACCAAGGGCACCGCCGGCGGAGCGGTACAGTCAATGAACTTAGCCCTCGGCCTGCCCGAAACAACAGGCCTTTCCTTCCAAGGAGTAGCACCATGA